A window of Dehalococcoidia bacterium contains these coding sequences:
- a CDS encoding ABC transporter ATP-binding protein: MVIIEAKGLKKIFGGEVPVEALKDIDLQINRGEFVGIMGPSGSGKSTLLHMLALLDDPTAGKIIMDGTEVEKLSSMQKTNFRLNKLGYVFQEYALLPELNALENVCLPLMMLGASAREYRRAALEMMETVGLGKRAKHLISQMSGGEQQRVAIARALVNKSKILFADEPCANLDTKNSGIVMNLLRQLCDERQQTIVMVTHEPEHMQFADRIIWIKDGMIEKEEKAR, from the coding sequence ATGGTAATCATAGAAGCGAAAGGGCTTAAAAAAATATTCGGCGGCGAAGTACCTGTTGAAGCGCTCAAGGACATAGACCTGCAGATAAACCGGGGTGAATTCGTTGGTATCATGGGCCCCAGCGGCTCGGGGAAATCCACCCTGTTACACATGCTGGCGCTGCTGGACGATCCCACAGCCGGCAAAATCATAATGGACGGTACCGAAGTTGAGAAATTATCATCCATGCAGAAGACTAATTTCCGCCTGAATAAGCTGGGATATGTTTTCCAGGAATATGCCCTGCTGCCCGAGCTGAATGCGCTGGAGAATGTCTGCCTGCCGCTTATGATGCTGGGCGCTTCGGCCAGGGAATACCGCAGGGCCGCGCTGGAGATGATGGAGACGGTGGGACTGGGCAAACGAGCCAAGCACCTCATCAGCCAGATGTCCGGCGGCGAACAGCAGCGCGTTGCTATAGCCAGGGCGCTGGTCAATAAATCGAAAATACTCTTCGCGGACGAGCCCTGCGCCAACCTGGATACCAAGAATTCCGGCATCGTCATGAACCTGCTGCGCCAGCTGTGTGACGAGAGGCAACAGACCATCGTCATGGTTACCCATGAGCCGGAACATATGCAGTTCGCCGACCGTATCATCTGGATCAAGGACGGCATGATTGAGAAGGAAGAGAAAGCGCGATAA
- a CDS encoding M20/M25/M40 family metallo-hydrolase produces MNSSPSEEQPVIYTRPDEILKYLIRHNTVNPPGNEAACINYIKGLLDWAGVQNTIVASDSSRPNLIARIQGRGSAPPLLMYGHIDVVTTANQKWRLNPFVGEELDGYIWGRGALDMKGGIAMMLAVMMRAKADGLVPAGDVLLAVLSDEESRSTYGAEYLVASQAQLFQGVKYAIGEFGGYTSHILRHRFYPIMVSEKQGCGLIANIYGKGGHGAWPERGGIMARVSRFLHSLEHRLPVHITAVAKEQVRCTAEGLPSPLKQTFMQMLIPALTNSVLDTFGQQVRMFDPILHNTVSATTIRGGESFNQIPCQVSLGLDCRLLPGFTPDDIITELKGLAGSDVEYELSYFGGGMPQPDMGLYDTLADILREADPGSTPTPMLFPAVTDARLFAKLGIQTYGFTPLKLPPDINFEQLFHAADERVPVKALAFGSDAIYQLLQHYGE; encoded by the coding sequence ATGAACAGCTCACCTTCAGAGGAACAGCCCGTAATCTACACCCGCCCGGACGAGATCCTCAAGTACCTGATCCGCCATAACACGGTCAATCCGCCGGGTAACGAAGCTGCCTGCATCAACTATATCAAGGGTCTGCTGGACTGGGCGGGCGTTCAAAATACCATCGTGGCCAGCGATTCGTCCCGCCCCAACCTGATTGCCCGCATCCAGGGCAGGGGCTCCGCGCCGCCGCTGTTGATGTACGGCCATATAGACGTTGTCACCACCGCCAACCAGAAATGGAGGCTTAATCCCTTTGTAGGGGAGGAGCTGGACGGATATATATGGGGCCGAGGTGCGCTGGACATGAAAGGCGGCATCGCCATGATGCTGGCAGTCATGATGCGCGCTAAGGCCGACGGCCTCGTACCGGCGGGCGATGTGCTGCTGGCTGTGCTCAGCGACGAGGAGAGCCGCAGCACCTATGGCGCCGAATACCTGGTCGCCAGCCAGGCGCAGCTTTTCCAGGGCGTTAAATACGCCATCGGCGAATTCGGCGGCTACACGTCACACATACTGAGGCACCGCTTCTACCCCATCATGGTATCGGAAAAGCAGGGCTGCGGCCTGATAGCCAACATCTACGGCAAGGGCGGTCACGGCGCGTGGCCCGAGCGGGGCGGCATTATGGCGCGGGTATCGCGTTTTCTGCACAGCCTGGAACACCGCCTCCCGGTGCATATAACAGCCGTTGCCAAGGAGCAGGTCCGCTGCACGGCCGAGGGGCTGCCCAGCCCGCTCAAGCAGACCTTCATGCAGATGCTCATCCCGGCGCTGACCAATTCAGTCCTCGATACCTTCGGCCAGCAGGTGCGCATGTTCGATCCCATACTGCACAACACAGTCTCAGCCACCACCATTCGCGGCGGGGAAAGTTTCAACCAGATACCCTGCCAGGTTTCACTGGGCCTCGACTGCCGCCTGCTGCCGGGCTTTACGCCGGACGATATAATCACAGAGCTCAAAGGCCTGGCCGGCAGCGATGTAGAATACGAGTTGTCCTATTTCGGCGGCGGCATGCCGCAGCCCGACATGGGGCTTTACGATACGCTGGCTGATATACTCAGGGAAGCCGACCCGGGCAGCACACCCACACCGATGCTCTTCCCTGCTGTGACGGATGCCCGCCTTTTCGCCAAACTGGGCATACAGACCTACGGGTTCACTCCCCTCAAGCTGCCGCCGGACATCAACTTCGAGCAGCTCTTTCACGCGGCGGACGAGCGCGTGCCTGTCAAGGCGCTGGCCTTCGGAAGCGATGCCATTTATCAATTGCTTCAACATTACGGCGAATAA
- the trxA gene encoding thioredoxin, whose amino-acid sequence MEKEKGLVLELNSSNLEEAIRNNRSLVVDCWAPWCGPCRMMSPVIDELAADLKGKITFGKLNTDENQDMAARFQVQAIPTLLIFKDGKLADRKVGALPKKALADELTRYN is encoded by the coding sequence ATGGAGAAAGAAAAAGGGCTCGTGCTCGAGCTGAACAGCAGCAACCTTGAGGAGGCTATAAGGAACAACCGCTCGCTGGTGGTGGATTGCTGGGCCCCATGGTGCGGCCCCTGCCGCATGATGTCGCCCGTGATCGATGAGCTGGCGGCCGATCTTAAAGGTAAGATCACCTTCGGCAAGCTCAACACCGACGAGAACCAGGATATGGCAGCCAGGTTTCAGGTGCAGGCCATACCTACTTTACTTATTTTCAAAGACGGTAAATTGGCCGACCGCAAGGTGGGAGCGCTGCCCAAAAAGGCTCTGGCAGACGAATTGACCAGATATAATTAA
- a CDS encoding penicillin acylase family protein encodes MTDNEKETTTPESVAKPPKKKKGGKSSLITALVILGIIVILCAGGAGYFNYINNASLPRIDGNIKVNGLYDKVEVIRDSSGIPHIYANNMHDLNFAQGYIQAQDRWWQMEMFRHICGGRIEELTGKKASLVSTDIYLRTLGWYKVAEEEYASYTPEQLAPLDAFAAGVNAYISKRSPQDLSVNYSILGLTGVKFNIEPWTPMDTLAFGKLMCYDLGYSGDEEIQRSKLYAALGQDTADKWQTPPWGYGDKPTIIHDADVQVMDRSTVPAAPSVDTMPVPGEPVSSIQAYDDPRPDLSWVMGPSAGIGSNNWVVSGNLTQSGKALLANDPHLGIQMPSIWYEIGLHCPDDGKGRPYDVVGFAFAPSPGVIVGHNNNISWGVTNVYPDVHDHYQIKVNPDNSLQYEWNGAWRDMTTRNEAIDFGDGSSPITIKVRETHLGPIINDNKYDAMTGQFFGFNNKDPLALRWTALDPGTLVSAIYGIDTASNWTEFRNALRNWDCPSQNFVYADKEGNIGYQMPSKVPIRDKNHSGLLPVPGWTDQYEWKGYIPFDLLPRAYNPERGYIITANQAVAPPSYYDFLKKHLDPNLNYNLGYEWNFGYRGQRIEQLIKALAPHSIETFQKIQGDNKVLSVGEIMPYLANVKFEDPALKDAKSWLVQWDQNFNADSPQAALYAEFWMKLVKNTVQDQLGDIIKSEGDDRDMWAIYQLLKNPDDPWWDAVLTTDIKETRDEILSRSFKEGYDATVAALGPDRSKWKWGDLHTATFSSNPLGASGIKPLESLVNRGPYPAGGSTDAVNACRWTVDSGNFEISSIPSMRMIIDWSDLSNSVSMNATGQSGNPASEWYDNMIKPWLNIKYHPMLWTKDQVNSGAAYKLVLTP; translated from the coding sequence TTGACTGATAATGAAAAGGAAACAACAACCCCTGAAAGCGTAGCTAAACCCCCCAAGAAGAAAAAAGGAGGCAAATCGAGTTTAATCACTGCCCTGGTCATACTGGGCATCATAGTCATACTGTGTGCCGGCGGCGCCGGCTATTTCAATTATATTAACAACGCGTCGCTGCCCAGGATAGACGGGAACATCAAGGTAAACGGCCTCTACGACAAGGTCGAAGTAATACGCGACAGCAGCGGCATACCGCATATTTATGCCAACAACATGCATGACCTCAATTTTGCTCAGGGTTATATCCAGGCGCAGGACCGCTGGTGGCAGATGGAGATGTTCCGGCACATTTGCGGCGGCCGCATAGAAGAGCTCACCGGGAAAAAGGCCAGCCTGGTCTCCACCGATATCTACCTGCGCACCCTGGGCTGGTACAAAGTGGCGGAAGAAGAATATGCCAGCTATACACCTGAGCAGCTCGCCCCGCTGGATGCCTTCGCAGCCGGTGTCAACGCCTATATATCCAAGCGCAGCCCCCAGGACCTCTCCGTCAATTACAGCATCCTGGGATTGACCGGCGTAAAGTTCAATATCGAGCCGTGGACCCCGATGGACACCCTGGCCTTCGGCAAGCTGATGTGCTACGACCTGGGCTACAGCGGCGACGAAGAGATACAGCGCTCCAAGCTTTACGCTGCGCTGGGCCAGGATACGGCCGACAAATGGCAGACGCCGCCCTGGGGTTACGGGGATAAGCCCACTATTATCCATGACGCGGACGTCCAGGTAATGGACAGGTCGACGGTACCGGCCGCCCCATCCGTCGACACTATGCCGGTGCCAGGAGAGCCCGTTTCATCCATACAGGCTTACGACGATCCGAGGCCGGACCTCAGCTGGGTGATGGGGCCGTCCGCAGGCATAGGCAGCAACAACTGGGTTGTTTCAGGCAACCTGACGCAGAGCGGCAAGGCGCTGCTGGCTAACGATCCTCACCTGGGCATTCAAATGCCCTCCATCTGGTATGAGATCGGCCTGCACTGCCCCGACGACGGGAAGGGCCGGCCGTATGACGTCGTGGGGTTTGCCTTCGCGCCCAGCCCGGGCGTCATCGTCGGACACAATAACAACATCTCCTGGGGCGTGACCAATGTCTACCCCGATGTTCACGACCACTATCAGATCAAGGTCAACCCTGATAACTCGCTGCAGTATGAGTGGAACGGCGCATGGCGCGACATGACCACACGCAACGAGGCCATCGATTTCGGCGACGGCTCATCGCCCATCACCATTAAAGTCAGGGAGACACACCTCGGCCCGATCATCAACGACAATAAATACGATGCCATGACCGGCCAGTTCTTCGGCTTCAACAACAAGGACCCGCTGGCCCTGCGCTGGACGGCCCTCGATCCCGGAACGCTGGTATCCGCGATATACGGCATCGACACGGCGAGCAACTGGACCGAGTTCCGCAACGCTCTCAGAAACTGGGATTGCCCCTCCCAGAACTTTGTCTACGCCGATAAGGAGGGCAACATCGGCTACCAGATGCCGAGCAAGGTGCCCATTCGAGATAAGAATCACAGCGGCCTGCTGCCCGTGCCGGGCTGGACCGACCAGTACGAGTGGAAGGGCTATATACCCTTCGACCTGCTGCCGCGCGCCTATAACCCGGAACGCGGTTACATCATCACGGCCAACCAGGCTGTCGCTCCCCCGTCGTACTACGATTTCCTGAAAAAACACCTCGATCCCAACCTCAACTATAACCTCGGCTACGAATGGAACTTCGGATACCGCGGCCAGCGCATCGAGCAGTTGATCAAAGCCCTGGCGCCGCACAGCATTGAGACCTTCCAGAAGATTCAGGGAGACAACAAGGTGCTGAGCGTGGGAGAGATCATGCCCTACCTGGCCAATGTCAAGTTCGAGGACCCGGCGCTGAAGGATGCCAAGAGCTGGCTGGTGCAATGGGACCAGAACTTCAACGCGGACAGCCCGCAGGCAGCCCTCTATGCCGAATTCTGGATGAAGCTGGTCAAGAACACGGTACAGGACCAGCTGGGCGATATCATTAAATCGGAAGGCGACGACAGGGACATGTGGGCCATCTATCAGCTGCTCAAGAATCCCGATGACCCCTGGTGGGACGCTGTGCTGACAACGGATATAAAGGAAACCCGCGATGAAATTCTGTCCAGGTCCTTCAAGGAAGGATACGACGCAACCGTAGCTGCGCTGGGACCCGACCGCAGCAAGTGGAAGTGGGGCGACCTGCATACGGCCACCTTCTCCAGCAACCCGCTGGGCGCCAGCGGTATCAAGCCGCTGGAATCGCTGGTCAACAGGGGCCCGTACCCGGCCGGCGGCAGCACCGACGCAGTAAACGCCTGCCGCTGGACCGTCGACAGCGGTAACTTCGAGATAAGCAGTATCCCCTCCATGCGCATGATCATCGACTGGAGCGACCTGAGTAATAGCGTCAGCATGAATGCCACGGGGCAGAGCGGCAACCCGGCCAGCGAATGGTACGACAACATGATCAAACCCTGGCTAAATATCAAATACCACCCCATGCTGTGGACCAAAGACCAGGTCAACAGCGGCGCCGCCTATAAACTGGTGCTGACACCTTGA
- a CDS encoding DUF6206 family protein: protein MQVDIELLKEFEKGLDPAHPENSRIPARVLGYGEISTIFEIQTETTRNLACKRMPIFKTREEVAEYETLYKDYNEALGKELGINLPQWGFASFTSDAGNIIAFDIQRKLNPDSIGNRAIHILNTDGVRTLFVLVLRELTKVWKFNAANPDRALGIDGQISNWSIADFDAAAPRVSEESGLLYFDTSTPLMKKDGRERLNPELFLRSAPSFLVWLIRWLFLEGVMTRYYDARLVTTDLIANFYKEQRPELVPGLVQAANEFYATEGASLGVKPLTEKEIKAYYKEDAMIWVLFLAFRRFDRWLHRYILRKPYIYILPGHIKR from the coding sequence GTGCAGGTAGATATCGAGCTGCTGAAAGAATTCGAAAAGGGGCTGGATCCGGCACATCCCGAAAACAGCAGGATACCCGCCCGCGTGCTGGGATACGGAGAGATCAGCACCATCTTCGAAATACAGACGGAGACAACCAGAAACCTGGCCTGCAAGCGGATGCCCATCTTTAAAACCAGAGAAGAGGTCGCTGAATACGAGACGCTTTATAAAGACTACAACGAGGCGCTGGGAAAAGAGCTGGGCATCAACTTACCCCAGTGGGGCTTCGCCTCTTTTACCTCCGACGCCGGCAATATCATCGCTTTCGACATTCAGCGTAAGTTGAATCCCGATTCCATCGGCAACCGCGCCATCCACATACTGAACACCGATGGTGTCCGCACACTATTTGTGCTCGTGCTGCGCGAGCTGACGAAGGTATGGAAGTTCAATGCAGCCAACCCGGACCGGGCACTGGGGATAGACGGCCAGATATCTAACTGGTCCATCGCGGATTTCGACGCCGCCGCGCCGCGGGTGAGCGAGGAATCCGGACTGCTGTACTTCGATACCAGCACTCCCCTCATGAAAAAAGATGGCCGGGAGCGGCTGAACCCGGAGCTTTTCCTGCGCAGCGCGCCCTCGTTCCTGGTCTGGCTCATCCGCTGGCTCTTCCTGGAGGGGGTGATGACGCGCTATTACGATGCCCGTCTGGTTACCACCGACCTGATCGCAAATTTCTACAAGGAGCAGCGGCCCGAACTGGTGCCCGGCCTGGTGCAGGCTGCCAACGAATTCTACGCCACGGAGGGCGCCTCCCTGGGCGTCAAACCTCTCACGGAAAAGGAGATCAAGGCATATTACAAAGAGGACGCCATGATCTGGGTGCTCTTTCTGGCCTTCCGCCGCTTCGACCGCTGGCTGCACAGATATATTCTGCGCAAGCCCTACATCTATATACTGCCGGGCCATATTAAAAGATAG
- a CDS encoding 4-hydroxyphenylacetate 3-hydroxylase family protein has product MSQMTGKQYKNSLKRLKPVIYYMGEKIADITEHPAFIPHVNAAALTYEMAIAPEFEELCSATSHLTGGKINRFTHIHQGHDDLVKKVKMLRAIGQQTGSCFQRCVGFDGLNATYSVSYDVDKKYGTDYHERFKKFVKMVQERDLMPSGAMTDPKGDRSLSPSQQKDPDLYVHVVEKKKDGIVVSGAKAHITGAVNSHGHLVMPTSAMRAEDKDYAVCFYVPIDAPGLLHVFGRQSNDTRKCECSMDQGNAEYGCVGGEALIVFDKVFVPNEHVFMCGEYDFAVELVERFATFHRQNYGGCKGGLADVLVGAVYALAQAQGTIKASHVKDKLAEMMHLAETIYCCSIACSCQGFQQPAGCYQADPLMANITKLNVTRNVYEIARLAHDITGGLLATMPSEFDLRDPSVGKWVDKYMKGVSDVPAETRIRLIRLIDAMTCGTALAESMHGAGSPQAQKIMIERRGNLERKKRLAEKLARIGDQPFFVC; this is encoded by the coding sequence ATGTCCCAGATGACCGGCAAGCAATATAAAAATAGCCTAAAGAGACTTAAACCCGTGATCTACTACATGGGGGAGAAGATCGCGGATATAACGGAGCATCCGGCTTTTATACCGCACGTTAACGCCGCCGCCCTGACTTACGAGATGGCTATCGCGCCGGAGTTCGAGGAGCTCTGCTCGGCCACATCTCACCTCACCGGAGGCAAGATCAACCGATTCACACACATCCACCAGGGACATGACGACCTGGTCAAGAAGGTGAAGATGCTGCGCGCCATCGGGCAGCAGACGGGAAGCTGCTTCCAGCGCTGCGTGGGATTCGACGGCCTTAACGCCACCTATTCCGTAAGCTACGATGTCGATAAAAAATACGGGACGGACTACCATGAGCGCTTTAAGAAATTTGTGAAGATGGTCCAGGAAAGGGACCTGATGCCCTCGGGCGCCATGACCGATCCCAAGGGAGACCGCAGCCTCTCCCCCAGCCAGCAGAAGGATCCCGACCTTTATGTCCACGTAGTGGAGAAGAAGAAGGACGGCATCGTGGTCAGCGGCGCCAAGGCCCACATCACCGGCGCGGTCAATTCGCACGGCCACCTCGTCATGCCCACCTCCGCCATGCGGGCTGAGGACAAGGACTACGCAGTCTGCTTCTACGTGCCCATCGATGCGCCGGGCCTGCTGCACGTCTTCGGCCGCCAGTCCAACGATACGCGCAAATGCGAGTGCTCCATGGACCAGGGCAACGCGGAGTATGGATGCGTGGGTGGCGAGGCCCTCATCGTGTTCGATAAGGTATTCGTGCCCAACGAGCATGTCTTCATGTGCGGCGAGTATGACTTTGCCGTGGAGCTGGTGGAGCGCTTCGCCACTTTCCACCGGCAGAACTACGGCGGCTGCAAGGGCGGCCTGGCTGATGTGCTGGTGGGCGCCGTTTACGCGCTGGCGCAGGCACAGGGCACGATCAAAGCTTCTCATGTAAAGGACAAGCTGGCCGAGATGATGCACCTGGCCGAGACCATTTACTGCTGCTCGATCGCCTGCTCCTGCCAGGGCTTCCAGCAGCCGGCGGGATGCTACCAGGCAGACCCGCTGATGGCCAACATCACCAAGTTGAACGTAACGCGCAACGTCTACGAGATAGCCCGCCTGGCACATGACATCACGGGCGGCCTGCTGGCCACCATGCCTTCGGAGTTCGATCTCAGGGACCCGTCTGTGGGCAAATGGGTTGATAAATACATGAAGGGTGTTTCAGACGTTCCGGCCGAGACCAGGATACGGCTGATCCGCCTGATCGATGCCATGACCTGCGGCACGGCCCTGGCCGAGTCGATGCACGGCGCCGGCTCACCCCAGGCGCAGAAGATCATGATCGAGCGGCGCGGCAACCTCGAGCGCAAGAAGAGACTGGCGGAGAAGCTGGCCAGGATCGGCGATCAGCCCTTCTTCGTCTGCTGA
- a CDS encoding NAD(P)H-dependent oxidoreductase — protein sequence MDTLNILGFAGSLRQGSYNKALLRAAGELLPPGASIEIFDIEGIPPFNQDLEASPPQRVKEFKSRIRASSAVLIATPEYNFSMPGVLKNALDWASRPHGDSAWPGKPLAIMSASTGMLGGSRAQYHLRQTLLFLDVRAVTKPEVFVTFAGQKFDETGRLTDGTTRAVVADLLKALVNLASGAAR from the coding sequence ATGGACACGCTAAATATCCTCGGGTTTGCAGGCAGCCTCAGACAGGGCTCTTACAACAAAGCTTTATTGAGGGCGGCTGGAGAATTGCTACCCCCCGGCGCCTCGATCGAGATATTCGACATCGAGGGCATACCCCCGTTCAATCAGGACCTGGAGGCGAGCCCGCCGCAAAGGGTGAAAGAGTTCAAGTCAAGGATCAGGGCATCCTCCGCTGTGCTGATCGCGACTCCCGAATATAACTTCTCGATGCCCGGCGTGCTCAAGAACGCTCTGGACTGGGCATCCAGGCCGCACGGGGACAGCGCCTGGCCGGGCAAACCACTCGCTATAATGAGCGCGTCCACCGGTATGCTGGGCGGATCGCGGGCACAGTACCACCTGAGGCAAACCCTGCTGTTCCTCGATGTGAGAGCGGTAACCAAACCAGAGGTCTTTGTAACATTCGCCGGCCAGAAATTTGATGAGACGGGCAGGCTCACGGACGGGACGACCAGGGCTGTGGTGGCCGACCTGCTCAAGGCACTGGTCAACCTTGCTTCGGGCGCCGCGCGCTGA
- a CDS encoding aminotransferase class III-fold pyridoxal phosphate-dependent enzyme — protein MKYIGKDSKETIVRRFAEYVSSGKAETFKSYDMEFIFGRREGPYVWDAAGGKRLINCHCNGGVFNLGHRNPLVIKALQNSLKELDIGNHHLISEQRALLGEKLAGLMPGDISCTVFGVGGGEAIDVAIKLARGYTGKYKIVSAVGGYHGHTGFALATGDEQYRSPFGPNLPGFLQVPFDNVAALEKAVDNETAAVIFETIPATLGMPVPSGDFFREARRICSHKGALLIIDEVQTGLGRTGKLWGIEHFDAVPDIIVIGKGLSGGIYPLSATCYRKELSSFFHNNPFIHVSTFGGAEVGCPVASAVLDESSSPAFLENVNRLAAVFRDGFVELKKKHPKILTGLRQLGLMMGIEMVNDACGPILTKSCYDHGILAIYANNDRRVCQLLPPLIIDTKVAHQILEGVDGALGDTAAFLGLK, from the coding sequence ATGAAATATATAGGGAAAGACAGCAAAGAAACCATCGTCCGGCGTTTCGCCGAATATGTATCGTCAGGCAAAGCCGAGACCTTCAAATCCTACGATATGGAGTTCATTTTCGGCCGGCGCGAAGGCCCCTACGTCTGGGACGCCGCCGGCGGCAAGCGGCTGATCAATTGCCACTGCAACGGCGGCGTTTTCAATCTGGGCCACCGCAATCCGCTGGTCATTAAAGCCCTGCAGAACAGCCTGAAGGAGCTCGACATCGGCAACCACCACCTGATCAGCGAACAGCGCGCGCTGCTGGGGGAGAAGCTGGCCGGCCTGATGCCCGGCGACATTTCCTGCACGGTATTCGGTGTGGGCGGCGGCGAGGCCATCGACGTGGCCATCAAGCTGGCCCGCGGATACACTGGTAAATACAAGATCGTTTCGGCGGTCGGCGGCTATCACGGACACACAGGCTTTGCGCTGGCCACCGGGGACGAGCAGTACCGTTCCCCCTTCGGCCCCAACCTGCCCGGCTTCCTGCAGGTCCCCTTCGATAACGTCGCGGCGCTGGAAAAGGCCGTGGACAATGAAACGGCCGCGGTCATCTTCGAGACGATACCCGCCACGCTCGGTATGCCTGTCCCATCCGGGGACTTCTTCAGGGAGGCCCGCCGGATCTGCTCGCACAAAGGGGCGCTGCTCATTATCGACGAGGTGCAGACCGGACTGGGGCGCACGGGAAAACTGTGGGGCATCGAGCATTTCGACGCCGTGCCCGACATCATCGTGATCGGCAAAGGGCTCTCGGGCGGTATCTACCCCTTGAGCGCAACCTGCTACCGCAAGGAGCTCTCCAGCTTTTTTCACAACAATCCTTTTATTCACGTTTCCACCTTCGGTGGCGCCGAGGTGGGCTGCCCGGTGGCCTCCGCCGTGCTTGATGAATCGTCCAGCCCGGCGTTCCTGGAGAACGTCAACAGGCTGGCGGCCGTTTTCAGGGACGGCTTCGTTGAGTTGAAAAAGAAGCACCCAAAGATACTTACCGGCCTGCGACAGCTCGGCCTGATGATGGGCATCGAGATGGTCAACGACGCCTGCGGGCCGATACTGACCAAGTCCTGCTACGACCACGGCATACTGGCCATCTACGCCAACAACGATAGGAGGGTATGCCAGCTGTTGCCGCCGCTGATCATCGATACGAAGGTAGCCCATCAGATTCTGGAAGGCGTGGACGGCGCGCTGGGCGATACGGCAGCCTTCCTTGGCCTGAAATAG
- a CDS encoding FtsX-like permease family protein: MKIPFGDRFNLPEISNDLRVAFFLVFKAITRGNKYTLVLTILVTTLAFINIIFTSAIMNGAISKAYQQAQENYVSNIVILPAVDDKYINQVHQLKTKIDTLPGVVSTSSRYSQSGLIRYDPENDNLDVREKAWNIKSINPDEEVRVTNLQNYMIAGRYLEEGDRNQIIMGREISGGYGASFQISSLKGAQVGDEVTISYGNGIKRDYRIKGIYNTYFPLADLNVFVTEKEMESVLGLHNRASEVLIKTDGSVPERVYIDRLRMMGIEEEQLNVWMDFIGYISGLTQTFDIVKTIVTFIGLLVAGVTIFIVIFIATVNRRRQIGILKAIGMKERIIILSYIFQAIFYAFLGIIAGLIVIHAGLVPYFIRHPLPMPIGLVSLALVRQDMAVAMLSMLLVSVVAGFIPSWMVTRQNIIKAIWG, from the coding sequence TTGAAAATTCCTTTCGGAGACAGGTTTAATCTGCCTGAAATAAGCAATGACCTGAGAGTCGCCTTTTTCCTGGTTTTCAAAGCTATTACAAGGGGCAACAAATATACCCTGGTGCTGACTATACTGGTCACCACCCTGGCCTTCATCAATATCATTTTCACCTCAGCCATCATGAACGGGGCCATCAGCAAGGCCTACCAGCAGGCGCAGGAGAACTATGTTTCCAATATCGTGATACTGCCTGCCGTTGATGATAAATACATCAACCAGGTACATCAATTGAAGACCAAGATCGACACCTTGCCCGGCGTGGTCAGCACCAGTTCGCGCTACTCCCAGTCAGGATTGATCAGGTACGATCCCGAGAATGACAACCTGGATGTGCGCGAGAAAGCCTGGAATATTAAATCCATCAATCCGGACGAGGAGGTCAGGGTAACCAACCTGCAGAACTACATGATCGCCGGGAGATACCTGGAGGAAGGCGACCGCAACCAGATCATCATGGGCAGGGAGATATCGGGAGGTTACGGGGCCAGCTTCCAGATTTCCTCGCTCAAGGGCGCGCAGGTCGGGGATGAGGTGACCATAAGCTACGGCAACGGGATTAAGCGCGACTACAGGATCAAGGGAATCTATAATACGTATTTTCCGCTGGCGGACCTTAACGTCTTCGTGACAGAGAAGGAGATGGAATCGGTGCTGGGCCTGCACAACAGGGCCTCCGAGGTGCTGATCAAGACGGACGGCTCGGTGCCTGAACGGGTTTATATCGACCGGTTGAGGATGATGGGCATTGAAGAGGAGCAGCTCAATGTCTGGATGGATTTTATCGGGTACATCAGCGGGCTGACGCAGACCTTCGATATAGTCAAAACCATCGTGACCTTTATCGGTCTGCTGGTGGCGGGCGTGACTATATTTATCGTCATTTTCATCGCCACCGTTAACCGCCGCCGCCAGATAGGCATACTCAAGGCCATCGGCATGAAGGAGCGCATAATCATCCTTTCCTATATATTTCAGGCCATATTTTATGCCTTCCTGGGAATCATCGCCGGGCTGATCGTGATCCACGCCGGCCTGGTGCCCTACTTCATCCGGCATCCCCTCCCCATGCCCATCGGGCTGGTCAGCCTGGCGCTGGTAAGGCAGGATATGGCGGTGGCCATGCTGAGCATGCTGCTGGTCAGCGTGGTGGCCGGCTTCATACCGTCGTGGATGGTGACCCGGCAGAATATCATCAAGGCTATCTGGGGATGA